Proteins from one Gimesia maris genomic window:
- a CDS encoding helix-turn-helix domain-containing protein gives MMSKPLQSVTARPFRIFPEYQYAFTAVSQLFQTTDLPDPPLVYIYGPSGCGKSALINSLLPDYVNLHPEAEWNSMTASEFAAKYAVASKNKRIAAFQEKHRGMKLLVLEDIHSLENRTHTQGELLSTLDTILKQGGAVIVTSIKPPGELAHFQKKLINRFHGGVCVGIAPLKYQSRLELLKFWADFEQIPIKEKELALIARQKECSPRELSAILNQLHTVSRIQQKRIEGRFVQEFLDGNLDPPRTSTAKITRVVCREFKTSLAQVRSANRSQQIVLPRQCAMFLSRELTGESLANIANYFNRKNHSTVIHACRQIQNDLEKSPGLRQQISRIKQQLGVYPL, from the coding sequence ATGATGTCAAAACCTCTGCAATCTGTGACCGCGCGACCCTTCAGGATATTCCCTGAATATCAGTATGCATTCACGGCTGTCTCGCAATTGTTTCAGACAACAGATTTGCCTGACCCCCCGCTGGTCTATATTTACGGACCTTCGGGTTGTGGAAAATCGGCTCTGATCAACTCGCTGTTACCCGATTATGTAAATCTCCATCCGGAGGCGGAATGGAACAGCATGACAGCCAGTGAATTCGCTGCGAAATATGCTGTCGCTTCAAAAAACAAGCGAATTGCCGCGTTTCAAGAGAAACACCGCGGGATGAAGCTGCTGGTTCTGGAAGATATTCACAGCCTGGAAAACCGGACGCATACACAGGGAGAACTACTCTCAACACTGGATACGATTCTTAAACAGGGGGGCGCCGTCATTGTGACTTCGATCAAACCGCCCGGCGAACTGGCTCATTTTCAGAAGAAGCTGATTAATCGATTCCATGGGGGCGTCTGTGTGGGAATAGCTCCCTTGAAATACCAGAGCAGACTGGAGCTGCTAAAATTCTGGGCTGATTTTGAGCAGATTCCCATCAAAGAAAAAGAACTCGCCCTGATTGCCCGTCAGAAAGAATGCTCACCACGAGAGCTGTCTGCCATCCTGAATCAGCTGCATACGGTCAGCCGAATTCAGCAGAAACGCATTGAAGGCCGTTTCGTACAGGAATTCCTGGATGGGAATCTGGATCCGCCACGCACCAGTACGGCTAAAATCACCAGAGTCGTCTGTCGTGAATTTAAGACCAGCCTGGCCCAGGTCCGCTCTGCCAACCGGTCTCAGCAGATTGTTCTACCGCGGCAATGTGCCATGTTCCTCTCCCGGGAACTGACCGGTGAATCTTTAGCAAATATCGCGAATTATTTTAATCGCAAGAACCACAGCACGGTTATTCATGCCTGTCGTCAAATTCAGAACGATCTCGAAAAATCACCCGGATTACGTCAGCAGATTTCTCGCATCAAGCAACAACTTGGGGTATACCCTTTATAG